A region of the Candidatus Neomarinimicrobiota bacterium genome:
CTGTAAAGGACCTCGCCGAGGGACACGTGGTGCGCACCTTTATTGCAGAGCATAAAGTGATCCTGGAATATCTCGAAGAAATCGACTCTATTGTAGGCGAATTGGCTACTCTCACCTCCCCGGATGACCGACCGCATATCATTGATGAACTCCATGAAGTAATTTACGACCTTGACTCAACCACATCACATCAGCTACGGGAAGAAGTTCTTTTTACGGCCCTTGAAAAACACGGCTTCACAGATTGGCCCCACATCCTCCGGTTGGAGCATGAAACGTTTCGATATATAAAGGGAAAACTCGTGAAAACGCTGACTCAATTCACGGGTGAGGATTTTAAAGGCTACCAGGCACGCATAGATTATTATGTGAAAAGTATCAGCCGTGTGCTTCGTGAGCACGGTAAAATTGAAAATGAGCAGATTTTTCCTAAAGCTTTGCAGATCATTTCCGACCCTGAAGAATGGGACGACTTGAAAAAGCAATGTGACCGTATCGGCTACTGCAGTTTCACCCCTCCTGAAGTGCGGTAGCAGCATTGCCCCTAAGATCTCAGGCTTCAAGAATCGTGATATAATTTTTTGAGAAAAAAGTGGTATGAGGGGTATTCTTGTCTTTAACCACCTCGCGTTGTAAACTTTCATGACTGTTCCCTTTTTGTGTTTCTACCGCTGATTTTGTTGAGGAACTTCAGGCAGAGGATAAATCCATGGAGTACATTTTTACCATTGATCTCGGCACCTCCGGACCCAAGGTTGCTTTAGTATCGACGGAAGGTGAAGTGGTCTGCTGTGTGAAAGAGCCGACCCGTGTGAATCTGCTTCCCAACGGTGGTGCGGAACAGTCGCCGGATGACTGGTGGCGCGCCATCACGGCCGCCGCCGATAAGGTGTGGCAGGAGTCACCGGTCTCACCGTCAGATGTGTCAGCCGTCGCATGTTCAGCTCAGTGGTCGGGCACGGTCGCTGTAGATCAGAAAGGCAACCCGCTTCACGATGCCATCATCTGGATGGATTCCCGAGGCGCTCCATATATTCAGCAGATCACTGATGGATTGATCAAAGTTGAAGGATACGCACTAAGCAAGATCGTTACGTGGATCCGCAAGACCGGCGGCGCGCCGGGAAAGTCCGGCAAAGATCCCATCGCCCATATTCTCTTCCTGAAGAACGAGAAACCGGATGTTTACAGCCAAACCTTCAGATTCCTTGAAGCAAAGGACTATCTCAACCTCAAGCTGACGGGACAGTTCTCCGCCTCTTTCGATTCGATCACGCTCCATTGGGTAACGGACAGCCGTGATATCGACAACATTCACTACGATGATCAACTCATGGAAATGGCGGGTATCGAACCAGCCAAGTTGCCGGAATTGCGCGCTTCTACTGATATCTTGGACGAACTCCTCCCCGGTCCGGCAGAAGAGTTGGGCGTGCCGGCGGGGCTCCCCGTTGTGATGGGAACACCGGACATCCAAGCCGCTGCCATCGGCTCCGGTGCTGTCATGGACTTCGAGCCTCATCTCTACGTAGGTACCTCGTCTTGGATCACGTGCCACGTGCCATACAAGAAGACGGACCTCTTCCACAACATGGCGTCGATCCCGTCGGGCATCCCCGGGAAGTACTTTATCGCCAATGAGCAGGAGACGGCCGGAGCGTGCCTCGATTTCCTCATCAGGAATGTAATGAATCACGCCCTTCCGCAGGATGATTCCATACCAGATTCGCTTTACACAGAGTTGAATAGTGCGGCAACTGCCATTCCAGCCGGCAGTGATGGTCTGCTGTTCCTTCCCTGGCTATACGGAGAAAGGACCCCAGTGGAAGATCACACCATCCGGGGAGGATTCACCAACCTGTCACTCAGCCACGGCAAGGGACATCTGGTCCGCTCGGTTATGGAGGGCGTCGCACTGAATGCCCGCTGGCTGCTGAAATATGTGGAGAAGTTTGCCAGAAAGCGGATGGACAATATTCACTTCATCGGTGGCGGCGCCAATTCCGCCGTGTGGTGTCAAATCATGGCGGATGTTCTGGGACGGACCATTCTACAGGTGAAAGATCCGCTTTATGCAAATGCCCGTGGAACCGCCGCGCTGGCGGCCGTGGCGCTGGGAGAAACAAGTTTTGAACAATTCGGCGCTAACATCCAGATCGCGCAAACATTCCACCCAAACGGTGAGAATGCCACCCTTTACGAAGACCGGTTCGACGTCTTCCTGAAAGTCTACAAGCAGAACAAGAAGATACACGCTCATCTGAACCGGCAGCAGACTGAATAATGGATTTAGACCACCCCTTAATCAAGAGACTCAACAAACTCAACCCCCGTTTGATTGCGTTCATTGAACGGCAGCTGCGACGCTCGTCGAAAGTGCAGTCCGAGATATCCAGGGAGCAGGATAAGATCATGACGGAGCTAGAGGAATCTGTCAAGCCGTATGCTGGAGATTTCGAGCGGCATTTGTCACTTCCTGAAACCGGTATAGGGCGCGAGAATATTTTGGAAGAGATGCGGAAAATCAGTGGTAGAGAACAGGAGCGGTGGCAGGCTGGATATGTTTCCGGAGCAGTGTACCACGGCGACGAGAGCCATATTGACTTCCTTAATCAGGTCTATGCTCTCCACTCCCAGAGTAACCCGCTCCATTCTGACCTCTTCCCCAGCGCCAGCAAATACGAATCTGAAATTGTCTCTATGACAGCCAGAATGCTGGGGTCGGCAGGGACAGATGATGAGGTCTGCGGTGTAGTCTCGTCAGGCGGGACGGAGAGTATCCTTCTTGCCATGAAAACCTACCGCGACTGGGCACGAGAGAAGAGGCGAATTCGCCGGTCGGAGATGGTCATTCCGGTAACGGCCCACGCCGCCTTCGACAAAGCGGGAGAATACTTTGGCATTAAGATCAGGCGGGTACCCATCAATGACAAATTCCAGGCAGATGTGAAAGCCGTGCGCAAGGCAGTCAACGCAAATACTGCGGTGATTGTGGGCTCCGCGCCAAACTTCCCCCACGGTATCATCGATCCCATTCAGGAGCTTTCTGAAATCGCAGTGGAACGGGGAGTCGGATTACACGTGGACGCCTGCCTGGGAGGATTTGTCCTCCCGTGGGCTGAGAAGTTAGGGTATCCGGTACCGTCATTTGACTTCCGGTTACCGGGTGTCACTTCCATCTCCGCCGACACACACAAGTTCGGCTATGCCGCCAAGGGAACTTCAGTAATCCTATACCGGACACCGGAGCTGAGGCACTTTCAGTACTATACCATCGCGGACTGGCCCGGCGGATTCTACTTCTCCCCTACCTTTGCCGGCAGTCGCCCCGGTGCCCTGACTGCTGCATGCTGGGCCGCCATGCTCTCCATGGGGGAACAGGGATATCTCAATGCAACCGAGGCTATCCTGGGAACAGCCGACAGAATCAGAAAGGGGATTGAGGAGATACCGGAACTGACCGTATTTGGAAATCCCCTCTGGGTCATCGCCTTCAGCTCGGAAGAGATTGACATTTACCGGCTCATGGACGTCATGACAGAGAAGAGCTGGAACCTCAGTGGACTTTACAAACCGTCCTGCGTTCACATCTGTACCACGCTGCGGCACACACAGCCCGGCGTAGCGGAAAGGTTCATCGCCGACCTGAAGGAAGCTGTGGCACAGGTAAAGGCAAATCCGAAAGAAAAAGGAGGAATGGCGCCGGTGTACGGCTTGGCCGCTACCCTCCCGTTCAGAGGAGTGGTGAAGGATCTATTAAAGCGATATCTGGACCTGTACTATAAAGCGTAGAGTAAAACGTGCATCAGTTTGACTGATCAATGTCTTCCACGTATCAAACAGCAACTCCTCGTTATGGGTAGACTACCGCTTGTACCAGGGGTACTATTCAACTCCCCTTGAACGCGTTGATTTTGTGACCCCTTTGTGAGTACTTTCAGCACCATGACGAAGAAGAAACTCCAATCTGTAGACGCGGTCCAGGAGTGGTTGAACGATCACGATTATATCGCCGACCGTTCTCTGGCGACATCCATCTACCTGATGCTCAAGATGGAGAAGCCGCTTTTCCTTGAGGGCGAGCCGGGCGTCGGCAAGAC
Encoded here:
- a CDS encoding hemerythrin domain-containing protein, which produces MTVKDLAEGHVVRTFIAEHKVILEYLEEIDSIVGELATLTSPDDRPHIIDELHEVIYDLDSTTSHQLREEVLFTALEKHGFTDWPHILRLEHETFRYIKGKLVKTLTQFTGEDFKGYQARIDYYVKSISRVLREHGKIENEQIFPKALQIISDPEEWDDLKKQCDRIGYCSFTPPEVR
- a CDS encoding FGGY-family carbohydrate kinase — protein: MEYIFTIDLGTSGPKVALVSTEGEVVCCVKEPTRVNLLPNGGAEQSPDDWWRAITAAADKVWQESPVSPSDVSAVACSAQWSGTVAVDQKGNPLHDAIIWMDSRGAPYIQQITDGLIKVEGYALSKIVTWIRKTGGAPGKSGKDPIAHILFLKNEKPDVYSQTFRFLEAKDYLNLKLTGQFSASFDSITLHWVTDSRDIDNIHYDDQLMEMAGIEPAKLPELRASTDILDELLPGPAEELGVPAGLPVVMGTPDIQAAAIGSGAVMDFEPHLYVGTSSWITCHVPYKKTDLFHNMASIPSGIPGKYFIANEQETAGACLDFLIRNVMNHALPQDDSIPDSLYTELNSAATAIPAGSDGLLFLPWLYGERTPVEDHTIRGGFTNLSLSHGKGHLVRSVMEGVALNARWLLKYVEKFARKRMDNIHFIGGGANSAVWCQIMADVLGRTILQVKDPLYANARGTAALAAVALGETSFEQFGANIQIAQTFHPNGENATLYEDRFDVFLKVYKQNKKIHAHLNRQQTE
- a CDS encoding aminotransferase class V-fold PLP-dependent enzyme is translated as MDLDHPLIKRLNKLNPRLIAFIERQLRRSSKVQSEISREQDKIMTELEESVKPYAGDFERHLSLPETGIGRENILEEMRKISGREQERWQAGYVSGAVYHGDESHIDFLNQVYALHSQSNPLHSDLFPSASKYESEIVSMTARMLGSAGTDDEVCGVVSSGGTESILLAMKTYRDWAREKRRIRRSEMVIPVTAHAAFDKAGEYFGIKIRRVPINDKFQADVKAVRKAVNANTAVIVGSAPNFPHGIIDPIQELSEIAVERGVGLHVDACLGGFVLPWAEKLGYPVPSFDFRLPGVTSISADTHKFGYAAKGTSVILYRTPELRHFQYYTIADWPGGFYFSPTFAGSRPGALTAACWAAMLSMGEQGYLNATEAILGTADRIRKGIEEIPELTVFGNPLWVIAFSSEEIDIYRLMDVMTEKSWNLSGLYKPSCVHICTTLRHTQPGVAERFIADLKEAVAQVKANPKEKGGMAPVYGLAATLPFRGVVKDLLKRYLDLYYKA